DNA from Streptomyces rishiriensis:
GACCAGCCGACCAGCCGAACAGACGAACAAGACAGAGATCAACACAACGGAACCTCACGGGGGTTGAGATGTACAAGGCGGTGTGGGCGCGGCTGAGCGCCCTGGTGTGCAGGATGCGTGCGGCGCGCGGTGACGCGGGGATGGTGACGTCCGAGTACGCGATGGGGATCGTGGCGGCCGTGGGCTTCGCGGTGCTCCTCTACCAGGTGGTGACGAGCGAGGTGGTCGCGGCTCAGCTGCAGGCCATCGTGAAGCGGGCGCTCAGTGCGGGGGCGTGAGGGGGGACGGGAGCCTCGTCGCGCAGGCCGACGGGAGTGCGTCGGGGACCGGGGGTTCGTGACGGCGGAGTCGGCCGTGGTGCTGCCGGTGCTGGTGGTGTTCGCGACGGCGCTGGTGTGGGGGCTGCTGGCCATGGCGGCTCAGATCCAGTGCGTGGACGCGGCCAGGACCGGCGCCCGCGCGGCGGCCCGGCAGGATCCGGCCGACGCGGTCCTCGAGGTGACGCGCGCGACGGCGCCGCGCGGGGCGGAGGTGACGATCAGCAGGGAGGGCGACCACGTCCGCGTCGTGGTCGTGGCCAAGCCGCCGGTCCTGCGGGGCCTGCCCTTCGAGGTGCGGGAGGAGGCCGTGGCGGCAGCGGAGGAGGCCGTGGTGACGGTGAAGTCGGCCGAGGGTGCGCCAGGAGACGCCCCACGGACGCCACGGACGCTGGGAGACCTGCCGTGAGCGGCGCGACGCTTGGCGCTGGGCGCGGCGCGGGACTCGGTGCTGGGCGTGGTGCGGGGCGCGACGCTGGGCGTGGTGCGGGGCGCGACGCTGGGCGTGGTGCTGTGGGTGGCGCAGGGCTCGCGGGGGCCCAAGACGTCGGTGGGCGCCGCAAGGACGCTCATCTGTTGGCTCGGGTCCTCGGTGGGCGCCACCGGGATGCGGACCGGGGTTCCGCCACCGTCTGGAGTGTGGGTGCGATCGCCGTGCTCTGTGTGGTGTTCGGGATCGTGCTCGCCCTCGGACAGGCCGTGGCGGCCCGGCACCGCGCCGCGGGCGGCGCCGATCTCGCGGCGCTCGCGGCAGCCGACAACTGGTCGGAAGGCGCCGCGCGGGCCTGTGACCGGGCGGAGCGGGTGGCCCGGGCGCAGGGCGCGCGACTGGTGCGGTGCGTGGTCGTCGGTGCGATCTCCGACGTGACGGCGGCGTCGGGACGGGGGCTGTTCACGGCCGAGGTCAGGGCGCGGGCGGGTCCTGCGGATGCGGTTCCGCCCTCGCAACCTCACCGGCTGCCGCCGTCGCCCCCTTCGCATGCGCCTTCTGGGGCCTCTTCTCCGGCGCTGTCGGAGGTTCCCCCTCTGGAGCCGGCTGCTCCGGAGCCTTCTCCTCGGGAGCCTCCCGCAGGAGTTCCGTGAGCAGCCGTACGGCTCCCCTCTTGTGCAGCGGTTCATTGCCGTTGCCGCACTTGGGGGACTGGATGCAGGACGGGCAGCCCGCGTCGCACTCGCAGGAGGCGATGGCCTGGCGGGTGGCCGTCAGCCAGGAGCGCGCCGTGTGGAAGGCCCGCTCCGCGAAGCCCGCGCCGCCGGGATGGCCGTCGTAGACGAAGACCGTGGGCAACAGGGTGTCTGGGTGGAGAGGGACCGAGACGCCGCCGATGTCCCAGCGGTCGCAGGTCGCGAAGAGAGGGAGCATGCCGATCGAGGCGTGTTCGGCGGCGTGCAGGGCCCCGCCGAGGATCTCGGGGTTGATCCGGGCCGCGTCCAGTTGGTCCTCGGTCACGGTCCACCACACAGCACGCGTGCGCAGCGTTCGCGGAGGGAGGTCGAGCTTCGACTCGCCCATGACTTCACCGGTGATGACACGGCGACGCAGGAAGGAGACGACCTGGTTGGTGACTTCGACCGAGCCGTAGCACAACCGGCCCTGGCCCCAGGGGATCTCCACGTCCGTCTCCAGGACGGAGATCGACGTCGTGTCGCGGGCCACCGTCGAATACGGGGGATCGGCCTCCTGGACCAGGGC
Protein-coding regions in this window:
- a CDS encoding DUF4244 domain-containing protein, translated to MYKAVWARLSALVCRMRAARGDAGMVTSEYAMGIVAAVGFAVLLYQVVTSEVVAAQLQAIVKRALSAGA
- a CDS encoding TadE family type IV pilus minor pilin, which codes for MRGREGGREPRRAGRRECVGDRGFVTAESAVVLPVLVVFATALVWGLLAMAAQIQCVDAARTGARAAARQDPADAVLEVTRATAPRGAEVTISREGDHVRVVVVAKPPVLRGLPFEVREEAVAAAEEAVVTVKSAEGAPGDAPRTPRTLGDLP